Proteins found in one Sphaeramia orbicularis chromosome 8, fSphaOr1.1, whole genome shotgun sequence genomic segment:
- the rcn3 gene encoding reticulocalbin-3 produces MIPLKLLGSFWVLVAVAFAVPAQEKRIHHHADLSDHAHDDSHGFQYDHEAFLGKEEAKTFDQLTPEESKDRLAKIVDRIDIDKDGYINHSELHYWIKHRQRRYIEDNVNKHWKDYDKNQDDKIAWEEYKNTTYGYYLDEEFDDVDDKATYKSMLARDEQRFKSADRDQDGIATREEFTAFLHPEEFDYMKHIVVQETIQDIDKNGDGKIDLDEYIGDMYTPENGESEPEWLQTERKHFSEFRDVNKDGFLDGDEVAQWVLPGEVDHADNEAKHLIHETDTDKDEKITKKEILANWNMFVGSQATNYGEDLTKRHDEL; encoded by the exons ATGATCCCCCTGAAACTGTTGGGTTCCTTCTGGGTTCTGGTTGCTGTTGCTTTTGCTGTTCCTGCTCAAGAGAAGCGCATCCATCACCACGCTGATCTGAGTGACCATGCCCATGATGACAGTCATGGATTTCAGTATGACCATGAGGCCTTTCTTGGTAAGGAGGAGGCCAAGACCTTTGACCAGCTGACCCCCGAGGAGAGCAAAGACAGACTGGC GAAGATTGTGGATCGTATTGACATAGACAAGGATGGATACATCAACCATTCTGAGCTGCACTACTGGATCAAGCACCGTCAGAGGAGATACATTGAGGATAATGTGAATAAACACTGGAAGGACTACGACAAGAACCAGGATGACAAGATAGCCTGGGAAGAGTACAAAAACACCACCTATGGCTACTATCTGG ATGAAGAGTTTGATGACGTTGACGACAAGGCCACCTATAAATCCATGCTTGCCCGAGATGAACAGCGCTTCAAGTCAGCTGACCGTGACCAGGATGGTATTGCCACTCGTGAGGAGTTCACTGCCTTCCTTCATCCTGAGGAGTTTGATTACATGAAACACATTGTAGTGCAG GAAACTATTCAGGACATTGATAAGAATGGGGATGGTAAGATCGACCTGGATGAATACATCG GTGACATGTACACACCAGAAAATGGAGAGAGTGAGCCTGAATGGCTTCAAACAGAACGCAAGCATTTCTCAGAGTTCAGAGACGTAAATAAG GACGGCTTCTTGGATGGCGATGAGGTGGCTCAGTGGGTTTTGCCTGGAGAAGTCGACCATGCGGACAATGAAGCCAAACATTTAATCCACGAAACAGACACTGACAAG GATGAGAAAATAACCAAAAAGGAGATTCTGGCCAACTGGAACATGTTTGTTGGCAGCCAGGCGACCAATTACGGGGAAGATTTAACAAAGAGACATGATGAACTTTAA